A window from Polyodon spathula isolate WHYD16114869_AA chromosome 28, ASM1765450v1, whole genome shotgun sequence encodes these proteins:
- the ace gene encoding angiotensin-converting enzyme, with amino-acid sequence MWQEIWLLSLLGSATALLPNELPGNYLPTEQGANNFVSDYNMTAENVFYESVLASWEYNTNLTIPNQEKQIAASLKEQAFNEAWGNKAKQLFDSILPSFKDEQLKKLISKIRILGVANLPVDERERYNTILSQMDNIYSTAKVCPPGVSDKCWSLDPDLTNLLATSRNYKKLLYAWEGWHNQSGVPLREKYPEFVKLSNKASTMDNYTDTGDYWRSWYESPTFEEDLEKIYKQLEPLYLNLHAFVRRKLYEHYGSKYINLKGPIPAHLLGNMWAQQWNNIYDMMIPFPNKPNLDVTQTMINQNWNATHMFRVSEEFFTSLGLIGMPQEFWDKSMLEKPDGREVVCHASAWDFYNRKDFRIKQCTTVTMEQLFTVHHEMGHIEYYLQYKDQPVTFRGGANPGFHEAVGDVLSLSVSTPKHLKEIGLLDQVTDDAESDINYLLKMALEKIAFLPFGYLIDQWRWGVFSGRTPPERYNYEWWYLRTKYQGICPPVPRTEEHFDPGSKYHIPGNTPYIRYFVSFILQFQFHQKLCQLSNQTGPLHKCDIYRNKEAGAMLEKILSAGSSRPWQEILKNAIGVDHMDASSLLKYFEPLTQWLAKQNENEILGWPDFEWRPPVPEGYPEGIDKIADETAAKEFLRRFNDTAEDVWNAYTEASWSYNTNITEHNKQIMLQKNLDMSTHTLQYGLEARNFDYTDFQDESTKRILKKLSDIERAGLPENELKEYNNILSSMETKYSVAEVCRDNGKCHPLDPDLTEILAKSRDYSDLLFAWKGWRDASGKQIRQEYKRYVELSNKAARLNGHSDNGAFWRSLYETPTFEQDLETLYTEMQPLYLNLHAYVRRALYKKYGAENINLKGPIPAHVLGNMWAQSWANIYDLVVPFPDATQVDATPAMVAKGWNAKKMFEQSDHFFTSLGLLPMPQEFWDKSMLEKPTDGRQVVCHASAWDFYNRKDFRIKQCTVVTMDDLITVHHEMGHVQYFLQYKDQPISFRDGANPGFHEAIGDVLALSVSTPAHLNKIGLLDKVGNNHESDINYLMSIALDKIAFLPFGYLMDQWRWKVFDGRISEKEYNKEWWNLRLKYQGLCPPVPRSEEDFDPGAKFHIPANVPYVRYFVSFVIQFQFHEALCKAAKQTGPLHQCDIYQSKEAGTLLGDVMKLGFSKPWPEAMKMITGQPKMTALPLLKYFEPLIKWLEEENKKNGDILGWPEYDWVPGSKKAEETGKVSFLGMDLSSGQAAAGQWILLVLGLVLVVATSYLAYSVLSSKRKRSVSELELH; translated from the exons ATTGCAGCTTCACTAAAGGAGCAGGCTTTCAACGAGGCCTggggaaacaaggccaagcagcTCTTTGACAGCATCCTGCCATCATTCAAAGACGAACAGCTGAAGAAGCTGATTAGTAAAATCCGAATCCTTGGGGTCGCCAACCTGCCTGTGGACGAGCGAGAGAGA TACAATACCATTTTGAGCCAGATGGACAACATTTACTCAACCGCCAAAGTGTGTCCCCCTGGCGTCTCAGACAAATGCTGGTCCCTTGATCCAG ACCTCACAAACCTGCTGGCAACCTCCCGGAACTACAAAAAGCTGCTGTATGCCTGGGAAGGCTGGCACAACCAATCAGGCGTTCCGCTGAGGGAGAAATATCCAGAGTTCGTGAAGCTCAGCAACAAAGCCTCCACAATGGACA ATTACACGGACACAGGGGACTACTGGCGATCCTGGTATGAATCCCCCACTTTTGAAGAGGACCTGGAGAAGATTTATAAGCAGCTGGAGCCGCTGTACTTGAATCTGCATGCGTTCGTCCGCCGTAAACTGTATGAGCACTATGGGTCCAAGTACATCAATCTCAAAGGGCCCATTCCTGCTCACTTATTAG GTAACATGTGGGCCCAGCAGTGGAACAATATATATGATATGATGATTCCATTCCCTAACAAACCCAACCTGGATGTGACACAAACCATGATCAATCAG AACTGGAATGCAACACACATGTTCAGAGTTTCGGAGGAATTCTTTACATCCCTAGGACTAATTGGTATGCCACAGGAGTTCTGGGACAAATCTATGTTGGAGAAGCCTGACGGTCGGGAGGTGGTGTGTCATGCTTCTGCCTGGGACTTCTACAACCGCAAAGACTTTAG GATTAAGCAATGCACTACAGTGACAATGGAGCAGCTGTTTACAGTACACCACGAAATGGGCCATATAGAGTACTACTTGCAGTATAAGGACCAGCCTGTGACTTTCCGTGGTGGAGCTAACCCTGGGTTCCACGAGGCCGTTGGCGACGTCTTGTCCCTCTCTGTCTCTACACCCAAGCATCTAAAGGAAATTGGCCTGCTCGACCAGGTCACTGATGATGCAG AAAGTGACATTAACTACCTTTTGAAGATGGCTCTGGAGAAAATCGCCTTTCTTCCATTTGGATATCTAATTGACCAATGGCGTTGGGGCGTGTTCAGCGGACGCACTCCCCCTGAGCGCTACAATTATGAGTGGTGGTACCTGCG AACAAAGTACCAGGGAATCTGTCCTCCAGTTCCACGCACTGAGGAACACTTTGACCCTGGCTCAAAATACCATATTCCCGGAAACACCCCTTACATAAG ATATTTTGTGAGTTTCATCCTGCAGTTCCAGTTCCATCAGAAACTGTGCCAGCTTTCAAACCAAACAGGACCACTGCACAAGTGTGACATCTACCGAAACAAAGAAGCTGGGGCTATGCTAGA AAAGATTCTCAGTGCTGGATCTTCCAGACCATGGCAGGAAATCCTAAAGAATGCTATCGGAGTTGACCATATGGACGCGTCTTCCCTACTCAAATACTTCGAACCGCTCACTCAGTGGCTTGCGAAGCAAAATGAAAACGAAATACTTGGCTGGCCCGATTTTGAATGGCGCCCCCCAGTGCCAGAGGGATACCCTGAAGGAATTG ATAAAATTGCAGATGAAACAGCTGCCAAGGAATTCCTCCGTCGGTTCAACGACACGGCCGAGGACGTCTGGAACGCGTACACTGAGGCGTCCTGGTCATACAACACCAACATCACAGAGCACAACAAGCAGATCATG TTGCAAAAGAACCTTGACATGTCGACCCACACCCTGCAGTACGGACTGGAGGCGCGAAATTTCGACTACACGGATTTCCAGGACGAAAGCACCAAGCGCATCCTCAAGAAACTGAGCGACATTGAGCGGGCTGGACTTCCTGAGAACGAACTGAAGGAG TACAATAATATCCTCTCCAGTATGGAAACCAAATACAGTGTAGCTGAAGTTTGTCGTGACAACGGAAAGTGCCACCCTCTAGATCCAG ATCTAACAGAGATCCTCGCCAAATCCAGGGACTACAGTGATCTTCTTTTTGCCTGGAAGGGGTGGCGCGATGCCTCAGGGAAACAAATCCGTCAGGAATACAAGAGATATGTAGAGCTCAGCAACAAGGCGGCCAGGCTGAACG GTCACTCAGATAATGGGGCATTCTGGCGGTCTCTGTATGAGACGCCAACCTTTGAGCAGGATCTAGAGACACTCTACACCGAGATGCAGCCTCTCTACCTTAACCTGCATGCCTACGTCCGCAGAGCCCTGTACAAGAAGTATGGAGCGGAGAATATTAACCTGAAGGGTCCTATTCCTGCTCATGTGCTGG GTAACATGTGGGCCCAGTCTTGGGCTAACATTTATGATCTTGTGGTTCCTTTTCCTGATGCCACCCAAGTGGATGCTACACCAGCCATGGTTGCCAAG GGCTGGAATGCTAAGAAAATGTTTGAGCAGTCAGACCATTTCTTCACTTCCCTGGGTCTCCTCCCCATGCCCCAGGAGTTCTGGGACAAATCCATGCTGGAGAAGCCTACTGATGGACGGCAGGTGGTTTGCCACGCTTCTGCCTGGGACTTTTACAACCGCAAGGACTTCAG AATCAAGCAGTGCACTGTGGTGACGATGGATGATCTCATCACCGTCCATCATGAGATGGGACACGTGCAGTACTTCCTACAGTATAAGGATCAGCCCATCTCCTTCCGGGATGGAGCCAACCCTGGCTTCCATGAGGCCATTGGAGATGTCCTGGCCCTGTCTGTTTCTACGCCAGCGCACCTGAACAAAATCGGACTGCTGGACAAAGTGGGAAATAACCATG AGAGCGACATTAACTACCTGATGAGCATCGCTCTGGACAAGATCGCTTTCCTTCCCTTTGGGTATCTTATGGACCAGTGGCGCTGGAAGGTGTTTGACGGGCGCATCTCTGAGAAAGAATATAACAAGGAGTGGTGGAACCTCAG GTTAAAATATCAAGGTCTGTGCCCTCCTGTGCCACGCTCCGAGGAAGACTTTGACCCAGGTGCCAAATTTCACATTCCTGCCAATGTCCCATATGTCAG GTACTTTGTCAGCTTTGTGATCCAATTCCAGTTCCACGAGGCTCTGTGCAAAGCAGCCAAACAGACCGGGCCCCTACACCAGTGTGATATCTATCAGTCCAAGGAAGCTGGCACACTACTTGG AGATGTGATGAAGCTGGGATTCAGCAAGCCTTGGCCTGAAGCCATGAAAATGATCACTGGGCAGCCTAAAATGACAGCCTTGCCCCTACTTAAGTACTTTGAACCTCTGATTAAATGGCTGGAAGAGGAGAACAAGAAAAATGGGGATATCCTGGGATGGCCTGAATACGACTGGGTTCCAG gAAGTAAAAAAGCAGAAGAAACAGGCAAGGTCAGTTTTCTGGGGATGGACCTGAGCAGCGGTCAGGCTGCAGCAGGACAGTGGATTCTACTGGTCCTTGGACTGGTGCTGGTGGTAGCTACCAGCTACCTGGCGTACAGCGTGCTCTCCTCCAAAAGGAAACGATCAGTGTCTGAACTGGAACTCCACTAA
- the LOC121301718 gene encoding Ig-like V-type domain-containing protein FAM187A produces MELMIKVFALFLVEFIPSLKGYEAEEEKEDIFAKIPCPAFLIFDNAAYLADMTIELPCNCKPEEVNDVVWFYQKFLGHMNTKVLTDFNGTKFIDSAEIGLGSDIQNRFIIRLFSLVIFRSQHSDSGHYICGTSRGEFFYGYDVDIQEARSTAISKNDLHQAVKPGEPEKTKEYNVFTSFWDWTMCDRCDVRGEQTKVGLCYFQSEFLYSRYRRKIPSVASCGSASVPRRFKKKLQMKKAEFLVRSCITTCPPPPEVLAGEKSFLEILGFSSKTATVAIQYHMHPVGYPLILACPGARPEHAVAWDKGEERLYRAEFMIGLNKTTRIYIDQGNNLHFRIVQKDDKGTYFCWLQGKKIAGFRLGVSIRSKHLRKITDPESIYAIRALLFTYLVFTAVFVTFQVFKFFWYFFTCQMCS; encoded by the coding sequence ATGGAGCTCATGATCAAagtgtttgctttgtttcttgTGGAGTTTATCCCTTCACTGAAGGGCTATGAAGCAGAAGAGGAAAAAGAAGATATCTTTGCCAAGATCCCTTGCCCTGCTTTCCTGATCTTTGACAATGCAGCTTATTTAGCTGACATGACTATAGAGCTTCCTTGTAACTGTAAACCTGAAGAGGTCAACGATGTGGTCTGGTTCTACCAGAAATTCCTTGGCCACATGAATACCAAAGTCCTGACCGATTTCAACGGCACCAAGTTCATAGACTCTGCAGAGATAGGGCTGGGATCGGACATCCAGAACCGGTTCATTATCCGTCTTTTCAGCCTGGTGATCTTCCGTTCCCAACATAGCGATTCCGGCCACTACATCTGCGGTACATCCAGGGGGGAATTCTTTTATGGTTATGATGTGGATATACAGGAAGCTCGTAGCACAGCGATTTCCAAAAATGACCTACACCAAGCTGTGAAACCAGGAGAGCCTGAAAAGACCAAGGAATATAATGTCTTCACTAGTTTCTGGGACTGGACCATGTGTGACCGATGTGACGTGAGAGGCGAGCAGACCAAAGTGGGGCTCTGCTACTTCCAGAGTGAATTCCTTTACAGCCGCTATAGACGCAAGATCCCAAGCGTGGCCTCCTGCGGGTCAGCTTCTGTCCCCCGCCGCTTCAAGAAGAAACTGCAGATGAAGAAAGCAGAGTTCCTAGTCCGCAGCTGTATAACCACCTGCCCTCCTCCACCTGAGGTATTAGCCGGGGAAAAATCCTTTCTAGAAATCCTGGGATTTAGCTCCAAAACTGCCACGGTGGCTATTCAATACCACATGCATCCAGTGGGCTACCCTCTCATCCTGGCTTGTCCAGGGGCTAGACCTGAGCATGCCGTGGCATGGGACAAAGGTGAAGAAAGGCTTTACCGTGCCGAGTTCATGATAGGACTCAACAAGACCACGCGGATATACATTGACCAAGGCAATAACCTGCATTTCCGCATTGTACAGAAGGATGACAAAGGGACTTACTTCTGCTGGCTCCAGGGAAAGAAAATAGCTGGATTCAGGCTAGGCGTGTCCATACGTTCCAAACACCTACGTAAGATCACAGACCCTGAATCCATCTATGCAATAAGGGCCCTATTGTTCACCTACTTGGTTTTCACAGCTGTTTTTGTAACGTTTCAGGTTTTCAAGTTCTTCTGGTATTTTTTCACATGCCAAATGTGTTCTTGa
- the ccdc103 gene encoding coiled-coil domain-containing protein 103 yields the protein MDESETINFSALERELEAAVAADKKYQRENDAKFRAIHQKVASYEEFRDIVQASHLKPLDRKDKIGGQRYQPWNTLASSSGQKVSSQTDIIEDPQSLPETAAEFNRHWRRHNRSGAEKYNFLLTLGGKQLGVIFKTEIAFGLLGELLLVLSENFITKDQASLTDILSNLSQTKRFELNMNFLSKKERDGCVELFQKLLIMEEPGVEMGKEDCVENEQAQCIRNLMKVYNVQN from the exons ATGGACGAATCAGAGACCATTAACTTTTCTGCCCTGGAGCGAGAGCTGGAGGCAGCGGTGGCAGCCGACAAGAAGTACCAGAGGGAAAATGATGCCAAGTTCCGTGCCATTCATCAGAAAGTGGCGTCCTATGAGGAGTTCAG ggATATTGTGCAGGCATCACACCTGAAGCCACTGGACAGAAAGGACAAAATAGGAGGACAAAGGTACCAGCCTTGGAACACGCTGGCATCATCTTCTGGACAAAAagtcagctcacagacagatatTATAGAG GATCCTCAAAGCCTGCCCGAAACTGCAGctgaattcaacagacactggcgCAGGCACAACAGAAGTGGAGCAGAGAAATACAatttccttctaaccctgggaggAAAGCAGCTGGGTGTGATTTTCAAGACCGAGATCGCATTTGGGTTGCTTGGGGAGCTCCTCCTTGTGCTTTCAGAGAACTTCATCACGAAAGACCAAGCTAGCCTGACCGACATTCTGTCCAACCTCTCACAGACCAAGAGGTTTGAGCTTAACATGAATTTTTTGAGTAAGAAGGAAAGGGATGGTTGTGTGGAGCTGTTTCAGAAGCTGCTGATCATGGAAGAGCCTGGTGTGGAGATGGGAAAAGAAGACTGTGTGGAAAATGAACAAGCTCAATGCATAAGGAACTTAATGAAGGTCTACAATGTTCAGAATTAA
- the abi3a gene encoding LOW QUALITY PROTEIN: ABI family, member 3a (The sequence of the model RefSeq protein was modified relative to this genomic sequence to represent the inferred CDS: deleted 1 base in 1 codon) produces the protein MNDQNNTEEMQRIFQEAPAARQSLLDNYNNLHKVAEYCESNYLQGEDQAKALEETKAFTTQSLASVAYQISTLATSVLKLLDVQTDELSRMESSVNLVTQIVDMHREKVSRREIGAFTTSKKVHRNQKIIPPTSQEPRGRYIRNPITYSSLDTVGHGVKGTGKQLGRTGTMNKKQSINSREAQGTLGRSSRAPEPVQCPVVPSLSRGPSMSSLNDRSTGSSFGIAVPSPSVPAFIVPDIPPPVLEECPLPPPLDMPLPPPAPGGTYIPPPPPPAPTIPSVLAPAPLPPAPPLLIGEHNFPSPVMSDFLPPPMADGLPAPPPLPSNGLSSEVDFQAPPPPPEMYSEFDDCSPPPPPPVDYDDGAPPNYMEKVVALYAYNTDKADELSFEAGEIIYVIRKNADGWYEGVLHGVEGFFPENYVVQTS, from the exons ATGAATGACCAGAACAACACTGAGGAGATGCAGAGGATATTTCAAGAGGCCCCTGCAGCCAGACAGTCTCTCCTGGACAACTACAACAACCTGCACAAGGTAGCCGAGTACTGTGAGAGCAACTACTTACAG GGGGAAGACCAGGCAAAGGCCCTGGAGGAGACGAAAGCCTTCACCACCCAATCCCTGGCCAGCGTGGCGTACCAGATCAGCACCCTGGCCACCAGTGTGCTCAAACTGCTGGATGTACAGACTGACGAGCTGAGCAGGATGGAGTCCTCTGTGAACCTCGTCACGCAG ATAGTGGATATGCACCGGGAAAAGGTGTCCCGGCGGGAAATTGGTGCATTCACCACCTCCAAGAAAGTGCATCGGAACCAGAAAATCATTCCGCCCACTAGCCAGGAGCCAAGAGGCAGGTACATCCGGAATCCCATAACCTACTCATCACTGGACACCGTCGGGCATGGCGTGAAG GGCACGGGAAAGCAACTGGGCAGAACTGGCACCATGAACAAGAAGCAGTCAATAAACAGCAGAGAGGCCCAGGGAACACTGGG GAGGAGTTCTCGAGCCCCTGAACCTGTCCAGTGTCCTGTCGTTCCGTCTCTTTCCCGCGGACCGTCCATGTCCTCCCTCAATGACCGTTCGACTGG ttccagttttgGGATCGCCGTGCCCTCGCCTTCAGTGCCTGCCTTCATTGTGCCGGACATCCCGCCACCTGTCCTGGAGGAGTGTCCGCTGCCCCCTCCCCTGGATATGCCCCTCCCTCCCCCAGCCCCTGGTG GGACTTATATCCCGCCACCACCTCCGCCAGCCCCCACTATCCCATCAGTCCTTGCCCCAGCACCTCTTCCTCCAGCTCCGCCACTCTTAATAG GAGAGCATAATTTCCCTTCACCTGTGATGTCAGACTTTCTCCCACCTCCAATGGCTGATGGCCTACCAGCACCGCCCCCTCTCCCGTCCAATGGGCTCAGTTCAG AGGTGGATTTCCAAGCTCCTCCCCCACCCCCAGAGATGTACTCCGAGTTTGATGACTGCAGtccgcccccccctcccccagtggATTATGATGATGGGGCTCCTCCCAATTACATGGAAAAGG TGGTTGCGCTGTACGCCTACAACACAGACAAGGCTGACGAGCTCTCATTTGAAGCGGGGGAGATTATTTACGTCATCAGGAAGAACGCCGATGGCTGGTACGAAGGAGTCCTGCACGGCGTGGAAGGGTTCTTCCCTGAAAACTACGTGGTGCAGACTAGTTAA